One window of the Trifolium pratense cultivar HEN17-A07 linkage group LG2, ARS_RC_1.1, whole genome shotgun sequence genome contains the following:
- the LOC123907294 gene encoding probable sulfate transporter 3.3 codes for MEPSTSSNPTDTSNFVEITMDVHEVVPPPHMSTVKRVKTKFKETFFPDDPIRQFKGQPLNKKFILGAQYFFPILQWLPNYSFELFKCDLIAGLTIASLAIPQGISYAKLASLPPIIGLYSSFVPPLVYVVLGSSRDLAVGPVSIASLVLGSMLAEEVSPKTQLALFIQLAFTSTFFAGIFQAALGILRLGFIIDFLSKAILIGFMAGAAIIVSLQQLKSLLGITHFTKEMSIIPVMRSVFDHIDEWSWETIVMGVFFLGILLLARHITIKKPELFWVSAGAPLACVIISTILSFVIKGEHHGISIIGKLEQGINPITAKMLLFHGNYLGLTIKTGIVTGILSLTEGIAVGRTFAALRNYKVDGNKEMIAIGLMNVVGSTTSCYVTTGSFSRSAVNHNAGARTVMSNVVMSMTVMVTLLFLMPLFRYTPNVVLGAIIITAVIGLIDISAAYLIWKIDKFDFIVLLTAFFGVIFLSVQYGLALAVGLSIFRILLQITRPKTVMLGNIPETNIYRDLHHYKEAIRVPGFLILSIEAPINFANITYLHERILRWIEEEEEEEEEEDTRTENFGLRYVILEMSAVGSIDTSGVSLFKELKVALKMKGVELVLVNPLAEVIAKLKKDDEANDFIRADYLFLTVGEAVAALLSTMRSQSPSMDEVLHTIVTE; via the exons ATGGAACCTAGTACTAGTAGCAACCCTACAGATACCTCAAATTTTGTGGAAATAACAATGGATGTACATGAGGTTGTTCCACCACCACATATGAGCACTGTAAAAAGAGTCAAAACCAAATTCAAGGAAACATTTTTCCCTGATGATCCTATACGCCAATTTAAAGGACAACCACTTAATAAAAAGTTCATCCTTGGAGCTCAATATTTTTTCCCTATTCTCCAATGGTTACCTAATTACAGTTTCGAACTCTTTAAATGTGACCTTATCGCCGGCCTCACCATTGCTAGCTTGGCTATCCCACAG GGAATTAGTTATGCTAAGCTTGCAAGTCTTCCTCCAATTATAGGACTAT ATTCCAGTTTTGTTCCACCACTAGTTTATGTTGTTCTTGGAAGTTCAAGGGATCTTGCTGTAGGACCTGTTTCTATTGCCTCTCTTGTTTTGGGATCTATGCTTGCAGAGGAAGTATCTCCTAAAACACAACTTGCTCTTTTTATTCAATTAGCTTTTACATCAACTTTTTTTGCTGGTATTTTTCAAGCCGCTCTTGGAATTCTAAG GCTAGGATTTATTATTGATTTTCTATCTAAGGCGATTCTGATTGGGTTTATGGCTGGAGCTGCTATAATTGTGTCTCTGCAACAGCTAAAGAGTTTACTTGGAATCACACATTTTACTAAAGAGATGAGCATTATTCCTGTCATGCGTTCTGTTTTTGACCATATTGACGAG TGGTCATGGGAAACAATAGTTATGGGGGTTTTCTTCTTGGGGATACTTTTGCTTGCAAGACATATT ACCATAAAGAAACCAGAACTATTTTGGGTATCAGCCGGAGCTCCTCTTGCCTGTGTCATCATTTCTACCATCCTCAGTTTTGTAATCAAGGGTGAACATCATGGCATTAGTATA ATTGGGAAATTGGAACAAGGAATAAATCCTATTACAGCCAAGATGTTGCTTTTTCATGGAAATTATCTTGGTCTAACCATCAAAACCGGGATCGTCACTGGAATTTTATCACTCACT GAAGGAATTGCAGTTGGAAGAACATTTGCCGCTCTTAGAAACTACAAAGTTGACGGAAATAAAGAAATGATAGCAATTGGGCTAATGAATGTGGTTGGCTCTACTACATCTTGCTATGTCACAACAG GATCTTTTTCTCGATCGGCTGTGAATCATAACGCGGGTGCAAGAACAGTGATGTCAAACGTAGTAATGTCCATGACAGTCATGGTGACACTTCTATTTCTTATGCCATTGTTTCGGTACACGCCTAATGTTGTATTGGGTGCAATCATAATAACAGCAGTAATTGGCCTCATTGATATCTCTGCTGCTTATCTCATTTGGAAGATCGATAAATTCGATTTCATTGTGTTGTTGACGGCATTCTTTGGTGTTATCTTCCTCTCTGTCCAATACGGTCTCGCTCTTGCG GTCGGATTGTCAATTTTTAGGATCTTACTGCAAATTACAAGGCCTAAGACAGTGATGTTGGGGAACATACCGGAGACAAACATATATAGAGATCTTCACCACTATAAAGAAGCTATAAGAGTACCTGGTTTTCTTATTCTAAGTATAGAAGCTCCAATCAATTTTGCTAACATAACGTATCTTCATGAGAG GATATTGCGAtggatagaagaagaagaagaagaagaagaagaagaggataCCAGAACAGAAAACTTTGGCCTTCGATATGTTATTTTGGAAATGTCAG CTGTTGGTTCCATAGACACAAGTGGAGTTTCACTTTTCAAGGAGTTAAAAGTAGCATTAAAAATGAAGGGTGTCGAG CTTGTATTGGTGAATCCTCTTGCCGAGGTTATTGCAAAGCTGAAAAAAGATGATGAAGCTAATGATTTTATAAGAGCTGATTACCTTTTCTTGACAGTTGGAGAGGCTGTAGCTGCACTTTTATCAACAATGAGGAGTCAATCACCAAGCATGGATGAAGTGTTACATACAATTGTGACTgagtga
- the LOC123907295 gene encoding probable sulfate transporter 3.3 isoform X2 yields MDPNTCNMHSHCVHMEIHQVVPPPHKSTLNKLKVRLKETFFPDDPLRQFKGKSLKTKIILGANYFFPILQWGSNYSFKLFKSDLISGLTIASLAIPQGISYAKLANLPPIVGLYSSFVPPLIYAVLGSSRDLAVGPVSIASLVLGSMLRQEVSPSAEPVLFLQLALTSTFFAGLFQASLGILRLGFIIDFLSKAILIGFMAGAAIIVSLQQLKSLLGITHFTKEMGLVPVMTSVFHNIHEWSWQTIVMGICFLVLLLIARHVSIRKPKLFWVSAGAPLMCVIISTLFCFAIKAQNHGISLIGKLHQGINPSSWNMLKFHGSHLGLVMKTGLITGILSLTEGIAVGRTFAALGNYKVDGNKEMMAIGFMNVVGSSTSCYVTTGAFSRSAVNNNAGAKTAASNIVMSVTVMVTLLFLMPLFQYTPNVVLGAIIVTAVIGLIDIPAACHIWKIDKFDFLVMLIAFLGVIFISVQEGLAIAVGLSTFRILLQITRPKTVMMGNIPGTDIYRNLHQYKDATRIPGFLILSIEAPINFANITYLNDRTLRWIEEEEEDNIKEQSSLRFLILDMSAVSAIDTSGISLFKELKATMEKKGVELVLVNPLAEVIEKLKKADESNTFIRADNLFLTVGEAVASLSSTMKTQSTTTEEAHTIVPHY; encoded by the exons ATGGATCCTAATACTTGCAACATGCATTCACATTGTGTACACATGGAAATTCATCAAGTTGTTCCACCACCCCACAAAAGCACTTTAAACAAACTCAAAGTTAGGCTCAAGGAAACTTTTTTCCCTGATGATCCTCTGCGCCAATTCAAGGGAAAAtcacttaaaacaaaaattatcttAGGAGCTAACTATTTTTTCCCTATTCTTCAATGGGGTTCTAATTATAGCTTCAAACTCTTTAAATCTGACCTTATTTCTGGTCTCACTATTGCTAGCTTAGCCATCCCACag GGAATTAGTTATGCCAAGCTTGCAAATCTTCCTCCAATTGTAGGACTAT attCTAGTTTTGTTCCTCCACTTATTTATGCTGTTCTTGGAAGTTCAAGGGATCTAGCAGTAGGACCTGTTTCAATTGCATCTCTTGTTTTAGGATCCATGCTTAGACAAGAAGTATCTCCTTCAGCAGAACCTGTTCTGTTTCTACAACTTGCTCTTACTTCAACTTTCTTTGCTGGTTTATTTCAAGCTTCACTAGGAATTCTAag ATTAGGATTTATCATTGATTTTTTATCAAAGGCAATCCTAATTGGATTCATGGCTGGTGCTGCTATAATTGTGTCTTTGCAACAACTTAAGAGCTTACTTGGAATCACACATTTTACTAAAGAAATGGGTCTTGTTCCTGTTATGACTTCTGTTTTTCACAATATACATGAG TGGTCATGGCAAACAATAGTGATGGGAATTTGCTTCTTGGTGTTGCTACTAATAGCAAGACACGTT AGCATAAGAAAACCAAAGCTATTCTGGGTCTCAGCTGGAGCTCCTCTTATGTGTGTCATCATCTCTactcttttttgttttgcaaTCAAGGCTCAAAATCATGGCATCAGTTTA ATTGGAAAATTACATCAAGGAATAAATCCTTCTTCATGGAATATGTTGAAATTTCATGGAAGTCATCTTGGTCTAGTCATGAAAACTGGCCTAATCACTGGCATTTTGTCACTCACC gaAGGTATTGCAGTAGGAAGGACATTTGCAGCTCTGGGAAACTACAAAGTGGATGGAAATAAGGAAATGATGGCAATTGGGTTCATGAATGTGGTTGGCTCCTCCACTTCCTGCTATGTTACAACAG GTGCTTTCTCTCGTTCAGCTGTTAATAATAACGCAGGAGCGAAAACAGCAGCTTCAAATATAGTAATGTCTGTGACAGTGATGGTGACACTTCTTTTTCTTATGCCATTGTTCCAATACACGCCTAATGTTGTATTGGGTGCAATCATAGTCACAGCAGTGATTGGCCTCATCGATATCCCTGCTGCTTGCCACATTTGGAAGATAGACAAATTCGACTTCCTTGTGATGTTAATTGCTTTCTTGGGTGTTATTTTTATCTCAGTCCAGGAAGGTCTTGCTATTGCA GTTGGATTGTCGACTTTTAGGATACTCCTGCAAATTACAAGGCCAAAAACAGTAATGATGGGGAACATACCAGGGACAGACATATATAGAAATCTTCATCAATACAAGGACGCTACAAGAATACCAGGCTTTCTTATTTTAAGCATCGAGGCTCCGATCAATTTTGCAAACATCACATATCTCAATGACAG GACATTGCGATGgattgaagaggaagaagaagataacATAAAGGAACAATCAAGTCTTCGATTTTTAATCCTGGATATGTCAG CTGTGAGCGCCATTGACACAAGTGGAATCTCACTTTTCAAGGAGTTAAAGGCAACAATGGAAAAGAAGGGTGTTGAG CTTGTGTTGGTTAATCCTCTCGCCGAAGTCATTGAAAAGCTGAAAAAAGCAGACGAATCTAATACTTTCATACGAGCAGACAACCTTTTCTTGACAGTTGGAGAGGCTGTGGCGTCACTTTCATCAACAATGAAGACCCAATCAACCACGACAGAAGAAGCACATACAATCGTTCCACATTACTGA
- the LOC123907295 gene encoding probable sulfate transporter 3.3 isoform X1: MDPNTCNMHSHCVHMEIHQVVPPPHKSTLNKLKVRLKETFFPDDPLRQFKGKSLKTKIILGANYFFPILQWGSNYSFKLFKSDLISGLTIASLAIPQGISYAKLANLPPIVGLYSSFVPPLIYAVLGSSRDLAVGPVSIASLVLGSMLRQEVSPSAEPVLFLQLALTSTFFAGLFQASLGILRLGFIIDFLSKAILIGFMAGAAIIVSLQQLKSLLGITHFTKEMGLVPVMTSVFHNIHEWSWQTIVMGICFLVLLLIARHVSIRKPKLFWVSAGAPLMCVIISTLFCFAIKAQNHGISLIGKLHQGINPSSWNMLKFHGSHLGLVMKTGLITGILSLTEGIAVGRTFAALGNYKVDGNKEMMAIGFMNVVGSSTSCYVTTGAFSRSAVNNNAGAKTAASNIVMSVTVMVTLLFLMPLFQYTPNVVLGAIIVTAVIGLIDIPAACHIWKIDKFDFLVMLIAFLGVIFISVQEGLAIAVGLSTFRILLQITRPKTVMMGNIPGTDIYRNLHQYKDATRIPGFLILSIEAPINFANITYLNDRLVSALHSLSSMLVLLSALLFPLLLNYLVSTFHIRTLRWIEEEEEDNIKEQSSLRFLILDMSAVSAIDTSGISLFKELKATMEKKGVELVLVNPLAEVIEKLKKADESNTFIRADNLFLTVGEAVASLSSTMKTQSTTTEEAHTIVPHY; the protein is encoded by the exons ATGGATCCTAATACTTGCAACATGCATTCACATTGTGTACACATGGAAATTCATCAAGTTGTTCCACCACCCCACAAAAGCACTTTAAACAAACTCAAAGTTAGGCTCAAGGAAACTTTTTTCCCTGATGATCCTCTGCGCCAATTCAAGGGAAAAtcacttaaaacaaaaattatcttAGGAGCTAACTATTTTTTCCCTATTCTTCAATGGGGTTCTAATTATAGCTTCAAACTCTTTAAATCTGACCTTATTTCTGGTCTCACTATTGCTAGCTTAGCCATCCCACag GGAATTAGTTATGCCAAGCTTGCAAATCTTCCTCCAATTGTAGGACTAT attCTAGTTTTGTTCCTCCACTTATTTATGCTGTTCTTGGAAGTTCAAGGGATCTAGCAGTAGGACCTGTTTCAATTGCATCTCTTGTTTTAGGATCCATGCTTAGACAAGAAGTATCTCCTTCAGCAGAACCTGTTCTGTTTCTACAACTTGCTCTTACTTCAACTTTCTTTGCTGGTTTATTTCAAGCTTCACTAGGAATTCTAag ATTAGGATTTATCATTGATTTTTTATCAAAGGCAATCCTAATTGGATTCATGGCTGGTGCTGCTATAATTGTGTCTTTGCAACAACTTAAGAGCTTACTTGGAATCACACATTTTACTAAAGAAATGGGTCTTGTTCCTGTTATGACTTCTGTTTTTCACAATATACATGAG TGGTCATGGCAAACAATAGTGATGGGAATTTGCTTCTTGGTGTTGCTACTAATAGCAAGACACGTT AGCATAAGAAAACCAAAGCTATTCTGGGTCTCAGCTGGAGCTCCTCTTATGTGTGTCATCATCTCTactcttttttgttttgcaaTCAAGGCTCAAAATCATGGCATCAGTTTA ATTGGAAAATTACATCAAGGAATAAATCCTTCTTCATGGAATATGTTGAAATTTCATGGAAGTCATCTTGGTCTAGTCATGAAAACTGGCCTAATCACTGGCATTTTGTCACTCACC gaAGGTATTGCAGTAGGAAGGACATTTGCAGCTCTGGGAAACTACAAAGTGGATGGAAATAAGGAAATGATGGCAATTGGGTTCATGAATGTGGTTGGCTCCTCCACTTCCTGCTATGTTACAACAG GTGCTTTCTCTCGTTCAGCTGTTAATAATAACGCAGGAGCGAAAACAGCAGCTTCAAATATAGTAATGTCTGTGACAGTGATGGTGACACTTCTTTTTCTTATGCCATTGTTCCAATACACGCCTAATGTTGTATTGGGTGCAATCATAGTCACAGCAGTGATTGGCCTCATCGATATCCCTGCTGCTTGCCACATTTGGAAGATAGACAAATTCGACTTCCTTGTGATGTTAATTGCTTTCTTGGGTGTTATTTTTATCTCAGTCCAGGAAGGTCTTGCTATTGCA GTTGGATTGTCGACTTTTAGGATACTCCTGCAAATTACAAGGCCAAAAACAGTAATGATGGGGAACATACCAGGGACAGACATATATAGAAATCTTCATCAATACAAGGACGCTACAAGAATACCAGGCTTTCTTATTTTAAGCATCGAGGCTCCGATCAATTTTGCAAACATCACATATCTCAATGACAGGTTAGTTTCAGCTTTGCATAGTTTATCAAGTATGTTAGTTTTATTGTCTGCATTATTGTTTCCTCTGTTACTCAACTATTTAGTATCGACATTTCATATTAGGACATTGCGATGgattgaagaggaagaagaagataacATAAAGGAACAATCAAGTCTTCGATTTTTAATCCTGGATATGTCAG CTGTGAGCGCCATTGACACAAGTGGAATCTCACTTTTCAAGGAGTTAAAGGCAACAATGGAAAAGAAGGGTGTTGAG CTTGTGTTGGTTAATCCTCTCGCCGAAGTCATTGAAAAGCTGAAAAAAGCAGACGAATCTAATACTTTCATACGAGCAGACAACCTTTTCTTGACAGTTGGAGAGGCTGTGGCGTCACTTTCATCAACAATGAAGACCCAATCAACCACGACAGAAGAAGCACATACAATCGTTCCACATTACTGA